TTGCCATGACTGCAGCTAACTCTCCCTTCCTGATACTCGGTGAGACGCTCTACCCCAGGGACCCTCATACCACACAGATGTATCTCTAGGTTTACTCAATTTTTAAGAGATGAACAAGCGCCATAGACCCCCACTTTTCTCATATAAGTACGATGATggtttttttaaagttatttttcagAATAGAAAATATGCCTtcacactaaccctaaccctgaccctatttttttgtcatgtttaattaatttctaAAGCAAATATTTAGCATAAAGTtttaaactacaaaataaatatttcgTTTTGTTTTGGGATCAATGTGCCAGTAATAATGCAGAATATTTAATTATCTGCTGAAATATAGTTAATCAGCAGATACCATATGTGAGATAGTTTGTTATTTTACTCATAAACAGAAggtctgtgtatttttaaaaagcatcaggtttatatttggatttttttcaaagacTACAGTCAGTCTTCTATAAGCATAAACCTAAAGCATAATTCAACTgcagttttataaatgtatgtgttttctcCAACCTTTATTACAGAAGAAATCTACACCAAAGagccattaaaaatgtatattttaataaataaaacatgctatTTGAAACACTAAATAAAGCTGGCTTATTTTAACAGCTTAATGGTCATACATGTAGAGTATAAGTCTCATACCCTAGAGTGCATTTCGCATGTTGTATCTGTGCCTGCTGGGAATTGGAGGTAGACAGAAGCATGGCTGAAGGGATCACTGTCCATTTCAGccgaaatattacaaaataataatctacatgaaaatacacatgcataaagTGGTCCAAGGCAGCCATACTTGAGGGCTCATATTAATATCAAAAAATGACTTGCTGCAAGGagcacaataataataataaaaataataaaaatataagttGGAACACAAATATCCAATGCAATCAATGTAgatctgatttttaaatataatttttaaatatgagcATCTTACTGTTTACCATGTACTCATAGAAATAACGTTCACTGCCTTGATATCACTTTTCTGCCATCCTATAGGAGGATTTCCAGTAGTGCTATGGTGTGTCGCGTATCTGAACAAACAGTTTGGAAATCAAATAAACCGAAAATCAGACAATAGTAGATCTTCACATTCTTTTAGCTATTTTGTCTTAAGACTCAAATGAAGTGGCACATGAACAGGAGACATGAGGAATATTGGAATGGACATTGGGGAAGACGTGTACAAACTAAGTGATAACACTTAGTTTTATTAACACTTAAAAAAGACAACCTACACTTCCAATTCTTAAGTGAAAACTGAAGCTAAACATCCAAACtatcatttttctttctaaGGAGTTGGCGTCGATAACATGTTCATCATGATATCTGCCTGGCAGCAGACCAACGTCCATGACAAGGTTGAGGAGCGTCTGGCCGACATGTACAAAGAGGCGGCCAtctccatcaccatcaccacgcTGACCGACATCTTGGCTTTCTACATCGGCCTCATGACTCCCTTCGGCTCTGTCCGGTCCTTCTGTCTGTACACTGGCacagctttccttttctgctACCTCTACAACATCACATTCTTCGGCGCCTTTATGGCGTTGAATGGAAGGAGGGAAGCCAGCAACCGACACTGGCTGACCTGCATGAAGATTCCATTAGAACGTCCCCAGGAAAGTTCTAAAGGTCACAGTATCTGTTGTGTGGGAGGGGcttatgacagagaaacaaataaagaagagaaacagccaatgaatcatttttttaagaaatactACGGGCCGTTTCTGACTAAAACATGGACCAAAGGCTTTGTGGTCCTGCTCTATGCTGCCTATTTGGCTGGAAGCATTTACGGATGTTTTCAGATACAGGAGGGCATAGACGTTAGAAATTTGGCACCTGACGACTCCTATGTTGTTAAGTACTATGACGACGAGAAGGCATACTTCAATAGATATGGTCCGAATGTTATGGTAATTATAGATGGTGAATTTCCGTATTGGAATCAGAGTGAAAGGGAATATCTCAATGTGAGCCTgaaaatttttgaaaatctAGAATTTATTGATAAAACCTTATTTGTGTCGTGGCTTGAGTTATATGAAATCTATGCAAGAGATAAATTCAATATGAGTAATGAAACTGAATTCAAAgcaaatttaattacatttttaaatgtaagtgGCTTTAACCAAGATGTTAACTTCACCAATGACAAGATTTATGCTTCTCGTTTCTTCATACAGACTATAAACATAACTAATTCCCTTGAAGAAGAGAACATGTTGAATaagctgagagagacagctgcaAAGAGCTCCTTGCAGAATGCCTCCTTAATGGTTTATCACCCAGCATTTATTTACTATGACCAGTATGCTGTCATAGTGAGTAACACCATACAGAATGTTGTAGTTGCCACGGCAGCCATGTGGGTGATCTCCCTCCTGCTGATTCCaaaccctctctgctctctgtgggtGACCTTTGCCATCGCCTCTGTCATTGCGGGCGTGGCCGGGTTCATGGCTTTGTGGGACGTTAATCTGGACTCCATATCCATGATTAACCTGGTTGTCTGCATTGGCTTCTCAGTGGACTTCTCTGCGCACATTTCATACGCCTTTGTCTCAAACAGTAAGCCGAGGGCCAACGAGAAGGCTGTTGAGGCGCTCTTTTCCCTGGGCTATCCTATAGTGCAGGGGGCAGTCTCCACCATActgggggtggtggtgctgTCTGCTTCAAAGAGCTACATCTTCAGAACCTTCTTCAAGATCATGTTCCTGGTCATCCTGTTTGGGGCGGTTCACGGCGTCATGTTCATCCCGGTGTTTCTGACCTTTTTTGGAATTTGTAGCAAGTCGGGTAAAGTcaacagtgaagaaaaacacGTGGATGCGGGGCAAAAGGAAGAAGGGGTCGTAAAAACTGTTCACGTGTATGAAAATCGCATATGTGTGCTGGCCGATGAGGAGCCTGAACTTCAACGTTGTAGTTCGGCTGGACAGTGTACCAAGTGTGACAATCAGCATGGTAGTTCCCATTGTGTACAAATGAGCAGTCGAATACATATTCCAGCATGTGGTTGTGttagtgtgtctgtctgcaaaTGCCACCTAGTTAACATACAGAGAGATCCCAACTGTCCTGGCTTCTGGTAGTCTTAACGTTGCTTTGATTCCTACAAGGTATTTTACCTGAATAGTTACAGTAAACATTTaactgtataaattgataatatattacttatgtaagtttctctggataagagacCATCCTAAGCAAATATATGGTGACTCTTATGTTCTAACATCAGTCCTTCCCCAACCAGAATAGCTACAGTTTTGCATAACACTTTGAAGATTCAATATGACAGCTCTATTATGTTAGGAATGAGACAAATCACACCATGTATTAAGACTGGCCTTAGTATCTATGATTGGCCTGTATCCTTTATGTCTCTGCTTATTATAGCATTATTATAGTACTGtaactacattttaaatttcagtcatttagctgatttttttttttccagagaaagcACAGATGATAATAAAACATACCGGTAATTGTCAGAACCCAACAGTAAGAGTCATCACATAACAtactttgtttactttttatgtaAAACATACCCAGTTTACCTCATCCAATGtacttaaaatgaattttatatttatttgtttaatttgaggATACACTAAGAAAGAACTTTTATTTCTCCAAATCATGCTTCTCAATAGAATATgaatctttatttaaatataattaagcCTTAATCAATTGACTAATTATAGCAGTCcttttgattaatttgatttggTGTAAACATGCTGgacatgcatgtaaatatgtgttgttttttgacTGCATCATATAATATcaataaagcagaaaaagacTCAcccttttaatgttttcattatattttattggaGTTTTGTATGTTCTGTGGTTGCATGACTGGTGTGGTAGCCACATCATATATGGAAGATCAGAAATGTGCAGGCTGTTCTTTTTGGTTGCCCACTGACAGTATGTGCCAGTATAAGCATTTCCCACATTACTGGTATCAGCCAATAAGACCTCTGATAATGCTTCTCACCTCCCTCACCCTACTGAAGTTGTGGAGCTCTCCTAACTCTGCTACTTAGTTGATGGTCACTAACGACATCAGTCAGGTGACTGTATTAATTTCTGCATGCAGATTTGAGAGACTggtacatacataaataatagtTTGATATTACAAACAAGTTAGATCAAGAATACATTGTTGAAACATGTCATTAAAACAATGAGcagctttacattacattacagctgtcGCAGAGATTCCTGTCCAGATCAGCTGACACCGCAtacagttttcatattttaccattgaatacagctggatatttactgagtcaactCTGGTTACGTATCTTTCCCAAGCACACAAAGTATGCAGTGCCCCGCCAGCGATTCAGACCCGAAAACCTGCAAACTGGGATTGCAAGACATTTGATTTACAAACCCTGTTCCTTTCCACTATACTACGCTGCTGcccaaaatatgaaatgctaaGCCTACATTACGTTAAAAAGCTGCAACGATATCGTAATTGACAGCAACTGATTGAAGGAAACCCCTGCATGTAAAAGTCAGTTTGCTAGCTAGGCTGTAGACTTTGTTCAAATACCACAAAGTAGTTTATGCAGCATAACCCGTCTTGAATTAAATGGATCCAgctttcatatttttttgcttttgtacgAACAGCAAACAAGTTCAGTTCGTCTTGATTGTCGTGTGAGTGTAGGCAGTAAGATCTGCGAACAGCGGTCCGTTCTTTACTGCTTAATAACAGCAAGATACATATCAGGCTAACATCTGTTTTACGATTCTGGTACGCTTTATTCAGCACGTATCTCAGCCAGCTATTCAGACAATAAATCAAAGATAAAAAGTACTTCACACTTCTTTATCTTTAATTAGGCTTGAGTAAGATTATTATCTAATTTGTCCAGAAATATTATTTTCCTTACTAATTATATTCCAGTACGTCTTCTTTGTTACCTCTTAATCTACCTAAATTGGACGGCCGCAGAGCATATAAAGTTTCACTATTTTTAGCGTTTTTGCAGCCCTCTTAACGTTGACTGTTCAGCTCTCGAAAATAatgaatgatgtcataatcGCGTAATGTGGTTGCGAAGGGCTTCTGCAAAGCTAAATGAGCTCATGGAATAGTAAAGTAAAACTGGACACGAAATATTTCTCAAAACGTTGCAATTCTCTTAACTGAAAGAGCAACGCCCCGATATCTTTGTAACAATTCACCAAAAGAATATCATGTAAATTTGCAGTGTAAATACTTATGTTCAaattaccactagatggcactaaTGGGTCTAATGTCCGTGATTACAGGTGGGAGAGAATTTTGGCAGATCAACTTGGTGTCAAGTGCAGCCTTCCGACTTTGTTTCATCCTTAAGGCTACAACTGAGTCCTTGCCACGGCCTTAAATGACTACTGTCAGTATCTGACACGAAATGATTAAATTTCATGTTTGTAGCATTTGTGAACTGGGCAAACCCTTTACCTGGGTTTTCTCACAATTTAAGTTACACActgttttctaaaaaaattGGGATATATAGGCACAGGACTTTCCTACGGCCTCAGTCACATGTTTACTCTGGaccaaattaatatttttcacactgaaacttttaaaataatctttaGCTTCagaatgttaatgaaatggaatggaagaCTTTTGCTGGACAGTACGGAACTCCCTCTAACAAGCACTGATCCTTCTGGGGCATTGTGATGCAATAATATGATTTGATTccatacagaaaatgtattgaAGCAATGACTGACGACtgtatatatttctgtgtttttttctgttaaccATGACACTTTGTGCGGATTAGCTGATTTACTACCATTGTTATTGCCATACAGATCGGATACAAGTCCTAACGACGAACATGGAAGGGGCCCTTTGGAGCCTATcacttttaatttattatttctttaagTCTCCTTTAGAATACATCCTAGATAAAATGTTTCTGGAATTCAAACAGTTTATGGCCAAGTCGCTTGTTGGTAAGTAATCATTGACAGGCGAATGTTTAAAGAACACTCAGTCCTGTAGAGCTTGGAATTATCTTGCACATGGGCCCAACAGCTTGATGTCTACAGTGGTTAAGGCTGCTGGCTACCTCAAAATGAGGTCAAATAACATCATACTGGGCATCTTTTGGTCAAAGTGTCACAGCCTGatgtctgatttattttttaacactgtgtGGCTGCTTTATGTAATATGCCCAATTCTTTCCTTCTCCCAGCGATGCAGTATCTGCTggaaaatgcagacaaacaaTTGCTTAGTTTCAACAATGctgtggaaaaagaagaatGGTCTGGCAGTGTAAGTAGTTGTCTGCACATGTTTAAGCTGATCATTGCATTCACACTGGTAATCAGACTGCTTTAAACAGTAGGCTGTAACAACTGTTAGAACAAATCGTTCTGTGAAACTCATCTTTTACTATATATTGTCTATAGGAAGGAAGCCAGTCTGACAACCTGTATATTATACCTGACGCTGTTAACGACTTCAAGGCTTCTACTGAGGTAAGCATACACCGCACAATTTACTTTCATGTAGACCAGTTCTTCTCTAAGCATTACAGTGCACCTGCTCGAGCTATATACCCATctaagcattacattacattatattcatttagcagatgctctcattcagAGAAGCTTctagcacaacagaacataagtgtatccattcaggttaaatgagcaacagtgtcagaccatgctaacaacactcccagaccagtgagtgtgagcataacacgttaacttgtgcagctggactagacaagggaagccaagtacactaccatATGTCAGTCACAGCAGATGCCATTGTTTATTAAGGTCATGTAGAGTAAcctgcattatttttgttgtatttttattcagctCATGGTCATACCGTCCAACAGAATGCAGCCAGGCTATGCACTCTCAGCAATGGCCATAGTCATCCTGGTTGCAGTGGAAGTCCTGTGGATTGTAGCATTCGTCCGCAAGGCAGTGTTTGCTGTAAGCCTTTTCCCATCATTGTCTTTGTGAACAGGGTCTTGTAGTCCTTATCTTGTACTGCACTGTAAAGCTGCTTCAAATGACTGATCTGCTCTGGACTTCTTTTTTTCTACCCACCTATGCAGTCTAgttttaataacacattttctgtcttttttttattccaggtGAAAAGATGGAAACATCTGTGTGAGTTCTTGTGTTGTTCATAGAAGCAAAATACtgtcatttattaaatttaCATGCTGGCTAAGTATGTGCTAAGTCATATGGGGTCAGTGACAAAAtcccttttttatttccaattttATTTTAGCAAAAGAAAAGCGACTGAAGGATCGTGCGAATGAACTACTGAAGATGTATAAAGCGCTCCTTCAGAATAAGGGCCTGGAAGACCAAGTACGTTTCAGATGCCCTTTtcccattacattaaattattggcatttagcaggcactcttataCAGAGACTTACATTAgttaaaagtttttttaagaCAAtgttatacagctgggtatttactgaggcagttgtgggttaagtaccttgcccaggggtacgTCAGCAGCGGAACTGAAGCGGCAACCTTTCCGTTATGAGTCTTGCACTGTAACCATTATACTACACGCCACGCAAACACGCAGGCCCCCTTTAATCCCTCCTAATCATGCTGTTCCTGATGCTTGTCCATTTTAGATCATAAAACCCGAAGAGCAGagacaaaaacatgaacaaatggCATTCGTTCTTCAGGGTGAGAGCAAAGATGTTGAGGTGAGGAGCCGGCATGGCTGGACCGTTTTTTCACTCATCAGTAACATTTCATACATAGTGATACACCTTAGATTCAGAATAGTTAACAGAAGTGACATATTCATGGAATGCATGGCAGGAGTAGGAACTGAACGCTCTCATGGAAACAGTTGTACTTACACTTGTGTTACCTGTTATCAAAAAGGAATCTTTCACAAAACTGCCCAGAGGAACTCAAGAAGTGCGCAAGAAATTAGCAGCCCAGAAGAGAACTaagggaagagggaaagggaagaggaaaaaaccGAAGAAAAAATGAAGGCGATCCTGGCGCAGTTTGAAATGTTGAAGGAGATTTGTAATTCAGAAAGTGTTTAGATGAGTATACATCTGTTACtacattaattgttttattattttttaccacACATGTTAGTGTCTTATGAATAAAGTAATCCATTGTGTCCTGACTGCCAGAGACATCCCTGTTCTATCAGCACTTTTGACAGCTGGCTGCTGCCACTAGTCAATCACATTCAGGGTTAGATGATTCTTATGTTTAAACCTGTCATTTTATATATAGACTACTTTAAACGTTACATTAAAGTATGCTTGACTATATATACACTTAAACAGACACgttaaaatgcaataatattcCTTTTACAGTGCACGCTGGATATTTTGGCATACCTGATCAGAAGAATCTGCTACGTTCTCAATGTTTAATTAGAGGAATGGAATACTTTATGACACTGTTAGGCAGTGATGGAACAGCATGGCTTCTTGAACACTAAAATGGATGTGACGTCAATGACACCCTGATCTGGCCAAATCACAATGTTTTCTAGTAGCGGCCAATACACCGTTTCGGGACGTTGAAGCCTTCCGTATGACAGTGACATCTGCTGGTAGAAGGAAGTCATTGCAAGCAACACTTTGCAAGTTCTGAAAGCGCAGATTGTCCTCCAGTTCCTTGATTTCTTACCTATCCGTGAATTTTGGTAGAGATAATTACTACGCTGAACGCATGACCTCTTTACTGTTTTAGAGAGATACGTAATTATTAAGGCTACTTACCAGTCtatggatatatatttttaggtTTAATTTGCTAAGTAGTTCAACAGGTTAAGATACAGCATTCATAGGCTACACGTAGAGCGTAGGACATGCAACATGTATGATGGCATATTATTGTTTTCTGATTTCCGGATCGTTTAAAATGAATAGGCTTACATCTTGATGTACGCTGTATTTGAATATTCAGCTTGTGATATCAACCAGTACTGTTGAATTTAATTATTGTTTGGCTGCCAGCTGTGTTCCAATCAATCTGCTTTCTGCTTGGATGTTCGGGATCATGGTATTGGTCACTTTAACAAGCCACATATGGTCATCGATTGAAGACAATTATATTATGTATCCTATCAAACTACTATCCTTACTGTTAACAATgctctccatatttattcataacactgttttcacagggaaaaaacatgATGTAAAAAGTACACATTGTATGTTTTCCtgcttaaaaacacagaaaagctaTGTTTTGATACACatctgaggcagagagacacactaCATCTCGACTTAGCTAATTATTTTGTGGGTAACACGTGACTGTCTTGACATAAaccattatattatatatgataCGTCAGAAATTATTCGGATATATGGTAATAGATCGGATAACAAATATTCACGAAAACAGATTAGAACACCGAACATCTACGCGTTTTGACACTATGACGTGGCAAACCGCATGCAGTACCAACTGCTAGAACGTAATGGCGCAAAGAACATGCTTCATACCAGCAATCGAACGTGTGATTCAGAGGGTCGAAACCAATTCGAACCTTGAGACCGAACTGTGCATCGCTAGCCTCTTCCTCCTATACTTTCAAACGAGACTCACAATTTAGCCTACATAATCCACCATTCATTGTCTTTAATTTTCATTAGCTATACATGAAGTGTCTTCATCACGACGAACCATGTTCAAAAATCTATTTCAGCTGaacatttggggaaaaaagaaacacgtTGCTCCTAAGAAAATTCAATGTTTTCCTCATGGACAGTTAGGATGTCCAGTTCTGATCGTTGCATTTCAACCGCCTCAAATTATAGGCATATGGAATAGACTGCCAAGTCACGTTGCAGGAACGAATCCCTGACCTCTGAAACACAAGTTTGATGTTGTAATTGAATCACATACTTTGTTCGCATGAATGGGCTGCCCATCTCATTATTTTTCCTCACAATACTGCCCTCTCCCGTGGCATCCTGTCCCATTTAATTGTTTGGTGATGGCACCAAGCATTTTAAGGAAGAGCGCAGCGAATACTTCATCCAACATTTACACATAGTTTATAATGCTTTTATACTCCTATCGGAAATGCTATCTTTGTAGCACTATTTTCCATACTCATACTCTTGTGCATCATGTAGACCTAATGtagcttttaaaaacaaacttttaatAACACAGTTTGTTTCTGgaattaataaaacatacattttataatgatGACGCCATTGTAACTACTGACAACGCTCGTTAATTATAATACAATTGAAAACGGAAGATTACTAAGtcaataaagaaacaaacatagCGTGAATGGTGTGGTCTGTGATGAAACGGTAATTAAAATCACGTACtacagatgatacaaaactcCTGAAATAATGTGCTCAGTGAAAAATATAACGTTACAGGGAAATACAATAATGAGCTCGAAGTGTTCAGTTCACATCAGCCTAGAGCGGCCACGTTTGGTAGTTCCCATGAGTGGTCGCTCTAGGCAGGTTTTACAGTACTTTATACGCAAGTGCGTCAGAATATGCAAATACCCGTATGCATTATGTATTTCAGCCTCctgtaaaataaagttttggttctcaaaaaaaaagtccagtgACACTTTATCCACGGgagtcaaaacaaaatcaagaaCTTAGAGGAGTGTCCTACAACTTTGCGAACggtaagataaaaaaaaaaaaactgttttcttttgcttgtgCCGGGGAATATGGCTGGGTGTCGCACCGACTGCGTTGAGAAGCCAATCTCCATCGGTTTTCAGAAATTCGGACGTTTTGTGGGCAGTAATCCGTGGTGGTTTTTTGTCATCCCTTTGCTGACCTCCTTTGCACTCGGAGGGGGGTTTTATTACCTTGAAGATAGGGAGGCGAATGACATCGAAGACCAGTTTACACCTGTTAACGGGCCCGCGAAGCTGGAGAGACAGTTCGTTCAGGAAAACTTCCCACAGAACAACTCGG
The nucleotide sequence above comes from Megalops cyprinoides isolate fMegCyp1 chromosome 2, fMegCyp1.pri, whole genome shotgun sequence. Encoded proteins:
- the LOC118771959 gene encoding patched domain-containing protein 3-like; translated protein: MACCHTDCIEKPLSKLFKKFGRLVGSHPYWFLIIPMLVSTALGGGFYFLKDREANDIEEQFTPLNGLAKQERQFVKENFPYDESTFSIQRLYTEGTYASLIAVSKNGDNILTKAAFEEVIYLDEKIRNISVSAKSLKFANICAQANDVCVSNAILQIIDNNATKISEINITFPWHGDYFLGFTVGGVKVNRDDIVEQARAIRLFYYLREDEEDRQNVDLWLNEFLNVSSKIVTMNSIEVSYFTSRSRQEELEGNTKEVIPLFSVTYFLAITFSIVSCIRLDSVRNKVWVAAFGVLSAGLAVLSSFGMMLYIGVPFAMTAANSPFLILGVGVDNMFIMISAWQQTNVHDKVEERLADMYKEAAISITITTLTDILAFYIGLMTPFGSVRSFCLYTGTAFLFCYLYNITFFGAFMALNGRREASNRHWLTCMKIPLERPQESSKGHSICCVGGAYDRETNKEEKQPMNHFFKKYYGPFLTKTWTKGFVVLLYAAYLAGSIYGCFQIQEGIDVRNLAPDDSYVVKYYDDEKAYFNRYGPNVMVIIDGEFPYWNQSEREYLNVSLKIFENLEFIDKTLFVSWLELYEIYARDKFNMSNETEFKANLITFLNVSGFNQDVNFTNDKIYASRFFIQTINITNSLEEENMLNKLRETAAKSSLQNASLMVYHPAFIYYDQYAVIVSNTIQNVVVATAAMWVISLLLIPNPLCSLWVTFAIASVIAGVAGFMALWDVNLDSISMINLVVCIGFSVDFSAHISYAFVSNSKPRANEKAVEALFSLGYPIVQGAVSTILGVVVLSASKSYIFRTFFKIMFLVILFGAVHGVMFIPVFLTFFGICSKSGKVNSEEKHVDAGQKEEGVVKTVHVYENRICVLADEEPELQLVELS